A genomic segment from Aegilops tauschii subsp. strangulata cultivar AL8/78 chromosome 1, Aet v6.0, whole genome shotgun sequence encodes:
- the LOC109778318 gene encoding uncharacterized protein, with the protein MEISAATATAGSSPPAKPVLLRPHATSSATTTISRRASASASATVRRRARTRRSKTISGAGGDDGEGPFGPGSGGSGGGGGGWNHGFGSGSGQGWDSSEPDVPAPRRSAAEVALGVIYELMCLIALSNCTQFAVRRLAGLLAARVAALRFVPRVC; encoded by the coding sequence ATGGAGATCTCAGCCGCCACGGCCACCGCCGGCTCTTCCCCGCCAGCCAAGCCGGTGCTCCTCCGCCCCCACGCCACCTCTTCCGCTACCACAACCATCAGCCGCCGCGCCtccgcctcggcctcggccaccGTCCGCCGCCGCGCGCGCACCCGCCGTTCCAAGACCATCTCCGGCGCGGGCGGCGATGACGGGGAGGGCCCCTTCGGACCCGGCAGTggcgggagcggcggcggcggcggcgggtggaaCCATGGTTTCGGGTCCGGATCTGGTCAAGGCTGGGACTCATCGGAGCCCGACGTCCCCGCCCCCCGCCGATCGGCGGCGGAGGTGGCGCTCGGCGTGATCTACGAGCTCATGTGCCTCATCGCGCTCTCCAACTGCACCCAGTTTGCCGTGCGGAGGCTCGCGGGGCttctcgccgcccgcgtcgccgcgCTGCGCTTCGTCCCCAGGGTCTGCTGA